TTTAGTTGATGTACATGACAAgactatagaaaaataaagggtatttattgcttaaaataaaaagaaaaacaagaaaaaacatggATAAACCCGAAGCTGAACGTCGTCTATCTCGGAGTTCaataaatgataaaggaaacCTTGCAAATTTTAGTGTAATTAATTATTATTCAATTACAGTTAAGTAAAAACTTATATCATTTATCAATAAATTCCAAAGaatttggaattaaaattaatctagaatgaatatttatattttgcctGAATATGACAGTTATcaatgttcattgtagaaaataaacTACAACAAAGAAGAAACTTCATACAAAAATCCCATAATTCACCTCTAGTGACATCTTTCCATACCCTCTTAATTAATGATTAAGGCCGTTACAGTATTGTCCTTTTGATAGATGAAAAATGGTGTCTCATTTTCTGTAATGTCAAAAGTCTATTTTAACAATCCCAATTGCTTTTTTACTGCCAGTCTctgaggaatctaaaataatcaaatgagctttttttctttatgcctcCTATCAAGGGGATACATTTATATACTGCTTCCATCTGAAGCtcagagcagaaaataaaatcactggatGATGAAGATTAAGTGTCTAGGATTTCATATTGACATTACTTTCGAAGTCCAAGTGCAAACTGGTAGGTTACATAATCCTGATATGTTACTCCATCTGTATACCACATTGATCGTAGTATTTTCACTTACAACATTAAATGTGtccataaattataaaatgttacaaatttttatcattttataattttttatatttataatttgtaatttttataaaaattacgAATAAAATAATAACTGAGGGGACAGCAGGAAAGGGGAAAATTAAACTaggaaaaatttgatttttttacaactagaaaaaaaatacaaaaatcaccATGCCAATTTTTACCAGAAATTAAGGTAATAATGCAACAATCCAGGCCAAATGAATTATCCTTAGAGAAAAGGGATCCAAGTAGGTTTAAGTTGTTTGGCTCTATTGATCAGAGTGAGTGATTTTATTCGGTCAACTATTGCATAATATAGAGAAAGTTGCCTAGTGCTTTTAGAGATGGAATGATTTACAAAGAGAGATAAATAATAATACTTCAAGGATAAAATGCCTGATTCATGGcttagaaaatcataaaatatcacCACTTGCAAAATATGAATACTACCATTACACTTGTTAAGAATTATGGAGAGGAAATTATGAGAGAATTTAATTTGCCTATGACAATAGTCTGAAATGGCCAAATATTTAAACACTCATTCAGCTGGAAAGAGCTTGAGAGAAATCACCTTGTCTAGGACTCTATCTTTGCCAGATTCAAGTGCACCTGCAAATCTCCTTCTTTCCATACTTCAAAGAATCACAGAAGGTTCAACAGGTATAGCTGGGGTAAAATCACTGTTACAGTGAGAGTACATATcacaaagaaggaataaagattCATATCCATGACTGACAGATATCAaagatttccattttctgttctGTTGCATTGTGAAAGAGAGAAGTTTTTCTGCTACACTGAATGATGGTGTCAAAATTATGGTTAGAGAATGGACTACTTATGATAAAATGTGTGTCTTCGAGATAGTAACTATACAGAGAAAAGTGTATATAATTAAATGTTCATTATGGTTAATTAGATACACTACATTTTCCAAACTTCTGGTGTATGATTAAAAGGTTAGACTATACCCTCCAAATCACATATATCCTATGTTCTCTTCTGATAATTGACATTTGATCTGCGTCTGGGCTGTGACAAAGGCAAGGAAAGGACTGGAAAATAGCAACAAGCCTGGATTAAGACTTGAAAAATAGAGCTAAAATCAGCCAAACCGGGAGGCATTGAAAGAAGTGGATTTATATAGAGAACTGACATATTccttttaaatatgtgtattttcttttaaatttcatttggcTTAATTGAGTCTCCCGCAGTCAGTAACACAATGTCTATGACTTATTTTCATCCTTGACAAAGTTAAAGGTTAAATGAACCTTAAAGAAAATCATTGTGACAAAACATAGCTCTAAAGAGAAGTAGCTAACCCAAAGACACTACTCTTTTACAGcaatatatcataattttttttagtttagtttcaCAAAGGTTAATGATTACACcataaaaatgggagaaaagttGGACAAGTCTAAAGTGGTAAGCCTCATAGTTTATGGGATAAATAACAGTGATTTTGGTATTTCTATATACTTATTATATGTGAAAACATaagaattaaatacaaatatCACACAAAAATGATCATTTGATCCAATTTTGCAACTTTTAGATCAGAATGCACAAATGGGACACAGTTGTATGTCTGATTACAGAAATGGAGGAGTTAGGCAATATGTGCAATGAGTATCTGTAGTCTTGAGAACCAATCTGTCATTCAAATCTTAAACCTTAATCTTTCCTCAGTAATTGGGTTTGATCTCAGTTAACTATATAACTATCTCTACATTCAACTTTGTAGCAACAATGTGGTTACGGTCTCTAATCAGTTCTATTCATGAAGCATAATGCGCGTTATGTgatttcatcactttttttttaatatggaaaacattttacCGCGTACTGAAGATGCAACAAAATGGGTCAGTAAATATACTTTTTAAGATCTGCAAAAGATAAGAATCTCCTCCAGTGATGCTTTTCAAAACATCTCTATCACTTTAATAAATTAAGTACTCGTGCATAGTCTGATCTGCAActgagaatgaaagaagaaaagtttctcAAATGTTTAACTCACGTTGCCCCTACTAACCAAGACAAAAATTTGATTTAGGTCactcaattctcacaacaatttCTACTGGCTTATGGTCCTATGAATTATCTTCAACTGCAAAATACCAAGGAATATCTACAAAACAGTGATATCGTCAAAAAGGTTGTTTCTCTGAATGGGAATAGGATGTATAACTAAAGACTAGGTTCACTGACTTgttagttctaattttttttcctcttttaggcAACTTTTGACAAACACATGCAAATGGTTGAATGGATCTCCTGAATAACAGATCAAGTGTTTCTGAGTTCATCTTGCTGGGACTTTCCAGTTCTCAAGAAATTCAAATATTCctttttgcaattttctttattgtctatGTAGCCATTGTGGTAGGAAACCTCATCATTGTGATTTCTGTGATATTTGATAACCATCTTCACTctcccatgtatttttttctggcaaatttgtcattttttgatTTATGTCTTTCCTCTGTGGCAACTCCCAAAGTGATTGCAGACTTCCTTAGAAAACGCAAGACCATCTCCTTGCGGGGCTGCATGGCCCAGATGTTCTTTATGCACTTCTTTGGGGGTGGAGAGATGTCTCTTCTGATAGCTATGGCCATCGACAGGTATGTTGCCATTTGCAAACCCTTACACTACAAGACCATCATGAGTTGCAGGGTGCTCATCCTGTTTCTACTGCTCTCCTGGGCAATTGGGTTCATACATACCACAAGCCAGATGGTTTTCACAGTGGGTTTACCTTTCTGTGGTCCCAATATTGTGGACAGCATTTTTTGTGACCTTCCCTTGGTAATAAAGCTGGCTTGCACTGAGACCTATATCCTAGAACTCTTGGTGATTGCAAACAGTGGACTTTTGTCCTTGATCTGCTTCATTCTCTTGCTCATATCCTACGTTGTCATGCTGGTCACCATCTGGCAGCACTCCTCCAGTGCATCCTCCAAGGCCGTGTCCACACTCTCTGCTCACATCACTGTGGTCACTCTCTTCTTTGGTCCATCTACCTTCATCTATGCTTTCCCATTCAACAGTTATTCTGTAGATaagtttctttctgtgttttattctatAATAACCCCCCTCCTTAATCCAGTTATTTATACTCTGAGGAATCAGGAAATGAAGGCAGCTATTAAGAGACTGAACAGCAAGCATACTGGTTCCTGGTTCACACACTAAATATTGTCTGTAACAACTGATTATTTTGTGTGCTCTGCTACTTTTGGGTTTTGagtcttaaatatttattcaaataattgaaatgaaaatgttccctcaaaatttgtggaattattaagacaatttttatttcaggTTCAAATGGAAAATGCTCATTGCACcaacttaataaataaatacctcCTTGTATCTCTTTTAATCTTAGAATTCAGGGCATCAGCCccaaagaatgtttaaaatacatatgcataatGTCTTCTTACAAAAATGGTATAATATTTCTGTCAATCAACGTGTGAGAATAGGAAACAGTAAGACAACAAACTATATGGTGTTTagtgtaaatttttatttctaaagtttatGTAGTAACTGAATAGGTGTTAAAATATCTATCAATACATGTAAACCATATGGAGGCTTC
The DNA window shown above is from Equus quagga isolate Etosha38 chromosome 2, UCLA_HA_Equagga_1.0, whole genome shotgun sequence and carries:
- the LOC124235908 gene encoding olfactory receptor 4K13-like, translated to MDLLNNRSSVSEFILLGLSSSQEIQIFLFAIFFIVYVAIVVGNLIIVISVIFDNHLHSPMYFFLANLSFFDLCLSSVATPKVIADFLRKRKTISLRGCMAQMFFMHFFGGGEMSLLIAMAIDRYVAICKPLHYKTIMSCRVLILFLLLSWAIGFIHTTSQMVFTVGLPFCGPNIVDSIFCDLPLVIKLACTETYILELLVIANSGLLSLICFILLLISYVVMLVTIWQHSSSASSKAVSTLSAHITVVTLFFGPSTFIYAFPFNSYSVDKFLSVFYSIITPLLNPVIYTLRNQEMKAAIKRLNSKHTGSWFTH